From a region of the Flavobacterium sediminilitoris genome:
- a CDS encoding Crp/Fnr family transcriptional regulator, which yields MQEIEAYSHFIKNFFTAYYPISEKSTLLMLSIATVKHLKKDDYLLAVGQISKDVHILYKGIVVSSFLYDDGSTYHKNIFLEGDFVGSTVSALKNEPSNFALEVVEDCIIISFDYKKYRTLIEENVDLKNFYISYLEKNWVIDKEQREIEIVMKEAKVRYINYINQHVDIEKRIPLHYIASHLGITPTQLSRIRKDLKKKL from the coding sequence ATGCAAGAAATAGAAGCCTATTCACATTTTATTAAAAACTTTTTTACAGCATATTATCCTATAAGTGAAAAATCTACTTTACTTATGCTGTCAATTGCTACCGTTAAACACTTAAAAAAAGATGATTATTTACTAGCTGTCGGACAAATTTCAAAAGATGTTCATATTTTGTATAAAGGAATCGTTGTGTCAAGTTTTTTATATGACGATGGAAGTACTTATCATAAAAATATATTTTTAGAAGGTGATTTCGTTGGTTCAACTGTTTCTGCGTTAAAAAATGAACCTTCAAATTTTGCTTTAGAAGTTGTTGAAGATTGTATTATCATAAGCTTTGATTATAAAAAATATAGAACTCTTATTGAGGAAAATGTAGATTTAAAAAACTTCTATATTTCATATCTTGAAAAAAATTGGGTAATAGACAAAGAGCAACGAGAAATTGAAATAGTTATGAAAGAAGCTAAAGTTAGGTATATAAACTATATTAATCAACATGTTGATATAGAAAAAAGAATTCCTTTGCATTATATAGCTTCTCATTTGGGAATTACTCCTACGCAATTAAGCCGAATTCGAAAAGATTTGAAAAAAAAGTTATAG
- a CDS encoding GNAT family N-acetyltransferase: MDIIQLNINNLISLWKTVCNPFNSYNETGNIHYCLIPNSKWPNRIWTTDELTDDQLLKIAEIITLNETELTFSYFDKIVNGQENSFAISHNFKSKSIQYGMSLHLTRLFKTSMNLTFKNVKNEKDSKIWCEAFELAFGYKISEETVNKSYSKINYTIVLHENEVVGTVILYLTNHIAGIHSLGIIPEMRGKGYAQEIMYSVLNNSLNSGALFATLQASEMARNMYQKMGFSTQFIMRNFQL; encoded by the coding sequence ATGGACATTATTCAATTAAACATTAACAATCTTATTTCACTCTGGAAAACTGTGTGTAATCCTTTCAATAGTTATAATGAAACTGGTAATATTCATTATTGCTTGATTCCAAATTCTAAATGGCCTAATCGTATTTGGACTACAGATGAGTTAACAGATGATCAATTATTAAAAATTGCAGAAATTATAACACTAAATGAAACTGAGCTTACTTTTTCTTATTTTGATAAAATTGTCAATGGACAAGAAAACTCATTCGCTATCAGTCATAATTTTAAAAGCAAATCTATTCAATATGGTATGAGTTTACATCTTACTCGCCTATTTAAAACATCAATGAATTTGACTTTTAAGAATGTTAAAAATGAGAAAGATTCAAAAATATGGTGCGAAGCATTTGAGTTAGCATTTGGCTACAAAATAAGCGAAGAAACAGTTAACAAAAGTTATTCGAAAATTAATTATACTATTGTTCTTCATGAAAATGAAGTGGTTGGAACTGTCATCTTATATTTAACAAATCACATTGCTGGAATTCATAGCTTAGGTATTATTCCTGAAATGAGAGGAAAAGGTTATGCTCAAGAAATAATGTATTCTGTTTTAAATAATTCTCTAAATTCAGGAGCTCTTTTTGCTACATTACAAGCTTCTGAAATGGCAAGAAATATGTACCAAAAAATGGGCTTTTCAACTCAATTTATAATGCGAAACTTTCAACTTTAA
- a CDS encoding HPP family protein produces MVKKKIKRKLRISRYVIYKETLVDYKEHLWSFIGAFFGIGLIAFLQSNLLSKTENIFLIGSFGASCVLIYGAIQSPLAQPRNLIGGHTISAIIGVTIYKIIPDIIWLSAPLAVASSIVLMQVTKTLHPPGGATALIAIIGTEKIKELGYFYVLSPVLSGTLILFTLALIFNNITPRRQYPTNKRFTNSIRKVFIKKKS; encoded by the coding sequence ATGGTAAAGAAGAAAATAAAACGAAAATTACGTATTTCAAGATATGTCATATATAAAGAAACATTAGTTGATTACAAAGAACATTTATGGTCTTTTATTGGAGCCTTTTTTGGTATTGGATTAATTGCATTTTTACAAAGTAATTTACTATCAAAAACTGAGAATATTTTCCTTATTGGCTCTTTTGGTGCTTCTTGTGTTCTTATTTATGGTGCAATTCAGAGCCCTTTAGCACAACCTAGGAATTTAATTGGTGGTCATACAATATCGGCAATTATTGGTGTCACAATTTATAAAATAATACCTGACATTATTTGGTTGTCAGCTCCTCTTGCCGTTGCTTCCTCTATTGTTTTAATGCAAGTTACCAAAACCTTACATCCACCTGGTGGCGCAACAGCTTTAATCGCCATTATAGGTACTGAAAAAATTAAAGAGTTAGGATATTTTTATGTTTTATCTCCTGTGCTATCTGGCACACTTATTTTGTTTACCCTTGCATTAATTTTCAACAATATAACTCCTCGCAGACAATACCCAACTAATAAACGGTTTACAAATTCTATTCGGAAAGTTTTTATTAAAAAGAAAAGTTAA
- a CDS encoding peptide-methionine (S)-S-oxide reductase — MIEKIGLGGSCHWCTEAIFQSLVGVNRVEQGWIASVNENESFSEAVIVEYDLNKMSLKTLIEVHLNTHSCTSNHSMREKYRSAIYYFSKEQENKAITILNDLQKEFDNKIITKVLSFRSFEMNKEEQLNYYLKNPEKPFCKNIINPKLKKIMRLFSDTIEFKKTINS, encoded by the coding sequence ATGATAGAAAAAATAGGACTTGGAGGTAGTTGTCATTGGTGTACAGAAGCTATATTTCAATCATTAGTAGGAGTAAATAGAGTAGAGCAAGGTTGGATTGCATCCGTTAATGAAAATGAATCTTTTTCAGAAGCCGTAATTGTTGAATACGACTTAAATAAAATGAGTCTTAAAACTTTAATTGAAGTCCATTTAAACACACATAGCTGTACTTCAAATCATTCCATGCGAGAAAAATATCGTTCAGCAATTTATTATTTTTCAAAAGAGCAAGAAAATAAAGCAATAACAATACTTAATGATTTGCAAAAAGAATTTGATAACAAGATAATTACAAAAGTATTATCCTTTCGTTCTTTCGAAATGAACAAAGAAGAACAATTAAATTATTATTTAAAAAATCCTGAAAAGCCTTTTTGCAAGAATATTATAAATCCTAAGTTAAAGAAAATTATGCGACTTTTTTCAGATACTATTGAGTTTAAAAAAACGATTAACTCTTAA
- a CDS encoding protein adenylyltransferase SelO, with protein MKLNIKNRFTNELPSDIVEVNEPRQVVEACFSYVKPQNPSNPKLIHSALEVANLVGLSKEDTHSEAFLNVFSGKEVLKNTEPYAMCYAGHQFGHWAGQLGDGRAINLFEVEHNNQYYMLQLKGAGKTPYSRRGDGFAVLRSSIREHLCSEAMFHLGVQTTRSLALLLSGDEVLRDVLYNGNADYEKGAIVCRVAPSFIRFGNFEIFAAREDYKNLKIITDFTIKYYYPEIKTEGKDKYISFFEAVANNTLEMIVNWQRVGFVHGVMNTDNMSIHGVTIDYGPYGWLEDYNPNWTPNTTDNEHKRYRFGNQPKIAQWNLLQLANALYPLIDEAKPLEEILNDFSKKYEMKYLKMMHDKLGIKKEDENTRNIVYLLTENLQLTETDMTIFFRKLSEINKEDSVETAFEKIKNAFYIIDEVKDLTLDTWFYWLTLYLNQLNIENLSNMERKIAMDKVNPKYVLRNYMAQLAIDDANKGDYNLLNELYEMLLHPYDEQPKYEKWFAKRPDWARHKIGCSALSCSS; from the coding sequence ATGAAACTCAATATAAAAAATAGATTTACTAATGAATTGCCTTCAGATATAGTTGAGGTTAACGAGCCTAGGCAAGTAGTAGAAGCCTGTTTTTCTTATGTGAAACCACAGAATCCTTCAAATCCAAAACTTATTCATTCTGCATTGGAAGTAGCTAATTTGGTAGGTTTATCAAAAGAAGATACCCATTCAGAAGCATTTTTAAATGTATTTTCGGGAAAAGAAGTTTTAAAAAATACAGAACCTTATGCAATGTGTTATGCTGGTCATCAATTTGGACATTGGGCAGGACAATTAGGAGATGGTAGAGCTATAAATTTATTTGAAGTAGAGCATAATAATCAATATTATATGCTTCAATTAAAAGGAGCGGGAAAAACACCTTATTCAAGACGTGGTGATGGTTTCGCAGTTTTACGCTCTTCTATTAGAGAACATTTATGTAGCGAAGCTATGTTTCATTTAGGTGTTCAAACAACACGTTCTTTAGCACTATTATTAAGTGGAGACGAAGTCCTAAGAGATGTTTTGTACAATGGAAATGCGGATTATGAAAAAGGAGCTATAGTTTGTAGAGTGGCACCATCATTTATTCGATTTGGAAATTTTGAAATCTTTGCAGCTCGTGAAGATTATAAAAACTTGAAAATAATAACAGATTTTACCATAAAATATTATTATCCTGAAATAAAAACAGAAGGTAAAGATAAATACATTTCTTTTTTTGAAGCAGTTGCTAATAATACATTAGAGATGATTGTAAATTGGCAGCGTGTTGGTTTTGTACATGGTGTAATGAATACAGATAATATGTCTATACATGGAGTAACTATAGATTATGGGCCTTATGGATGGTTAGAGGATTATAATCCAAATTGGACGCCTAATACAACGGATAACGAACATAAACGTTATCGTTTTGGTAACCAACCTAAAATTGCGCAATGGAATTTATTACAACTTGCCAATGCATTGTATCCATTAATTGATGAAGCTAAGCCATTAGAAGAAATCTTGAATGATTTTTCAAAGAAGTATGAGATGAAGTATTTGAAAATGATGCATGATAAGCTAGGAATTAAAAAGGAAGATGAAAACACAAGAAATATAGTGTATTTATTAACTGAAAACCTTCAGCTTACAGAGACTGACATGACTATTTTCTTTAGAAAATTAAGTGAAATTAACAAAGAAGATTCGGTTGAAACAGCATTTGAAAAAATTAAAAATGCTTTTTATATTATTGATGAGGTAAAAGACTTAACTTTAGATACTTGGTTTTATTGGTTAACCTTATATTTAAATCAATTGAATATAGAAAATCTTTCTAATATGGAACGAAAAATAGCAATGGATAAGGTTAATCCTAAATATGTTTTACGTAATTATATGGCTCAATTAGCTATTGACGATGCAAATAAAGGTGATTATAACTTGTTAAATGAGTTATACGAAATGCTTTTACATCCTTATGACGAACAACCAAAGTATGAAAAATGGTTTGCTAAAAGACCTGATTGGGCTCGACATAAAATTGGCTGTTCTGCCTTGTCATGTAGTTCTTAA
- the msrB gene encoding peptide-methionine (R)-S-oxide reductase MsrB: protein MLNWNNIIHFTNRGNPDPDKKVVKSDAEWKAQLTEEEYRITRLKGTERPHSSELCSLFEPGVYGCICCDTLLFDANEKFESGTGWPSFTQPIKENAVGYVKDISFGMIRVEAVCNTCDAHLGHVFPDGPEPSGLRYCMNAISMKKMK, encoded by the coding sequence ATGCTAAATTGGAATAATATTATACATTTTACGAATAGAGGTAATCCTGACCCAGACAAAAAAGTAGTAAAATCGGATGCCGAATGGAAAGCTCAATTAACAGAAGAAGAATATAGAATAACTCGATTAAAAGGAACCGAAAGACCACATAGTTCAGAATTATGTTCTCTATTTGAGCCAGGAGTTTATGGTTGCATCTGTTGTGATACTTTGTTGTTTGATGCAAATGAGAAGTTTGAAAGCGGAACAGGCTGGCCTTCTTTTACACAACCTATAAAAGAAAATGCAGTAGGTTATGTTAAAGATATTTCATTTGGAATGATTCGAGTAGAAGCAGTTTGTAATACATGCGATGCACACTTAGGTCATGTTTTTCCAGATGGACCAGAACCAAGTGGTTTGCGATATTGTATGAATGCGATATCTATGAAAAAAATGAAATAG
- a CDS encoding voltage-gated chloride channel family protein — protein sequence MQKNKIKKPSFSSSITTQINLLLKQFPVISYLTKWLFISLIIGLCIGSASAGFLESLNWATNFRENHLWLIMFLPLGGLLVGLLYHYFGKDVEAGNNMLIDTIHKPKETIPFKMAPFVYLGTIVTHFFGGSAGREGTALQMAGAIADQFSKPFKLNTSERKILIIAAIAAGFGSVFGTPLAGALFGLEVFLIGRIRYNAIFPAFASAILADLVTDLWQAKHTHYHIPTIPEVSFTTILYSVLAGILFGLCAASFSKIIHFTSSIFKSKIKFPPLRPFIGGIIVAIAVVLIGTTKYIGLGIPTIVESFEIQMPTYDFALKMAFTIITLSAGFKGGEVTPLFYIGATLGSALSLFIPLPTGLLAGMGFVAVFAGATNTPMACMLMGIELFGSSCGIYIALACVVAYLVSGHNSIYGKQMIGEPKHNKYINYRKKRIKDL from the coding sequence ATGCAAAAAAATAAAATAAAGAAGCCGTCATTCAGTAGTAGCATTACAACTCAAATAAACTTATTACTAAAACAATTTCCTGTAATTTCTTATCTTACAAAATGGCTATTTATTAGTTTAATTATTGGATTATGTATAGGTTCTGCTTCGGCTGGATTTTTAGAATCTTTAAATTGGGCCACAAATTTTAGGGAAAATCATTTATGGCTTATTATGTTTCTTCCTTTAGGAGGCTTACTTGTAGGCTTATTATATCATTATTTTGGAAAAGATGTAGAAGCTGGGAATAATATGCTTATTGATACTATACATAAGCCTAAAGAAACTATTCCTTTTAAAATGGCTCCTTTTGTTTATTTAGGAACTATAGTTACTCACTTTTTTGGTGGTTCGGCCGGACGAGAGGGAACTGCTCTTCAAATGGCTGGCGCTATTGCTGATCAATTTAGTAAACCTTTTAAACTAAATACAAGTGAAAGAAAAATTTTAATTATTGCTGCTATTGCTGCTGGTTTTGGTTCTGTTTTTGGAACACCATTAGCTGGTGCACTTTTTGGTTTAGAAGTTTTTTTAATAGGCCGAATTCGTTACAATGCTATTTTCCCTGCTTTTGCTTCTGCAATTTTAGCTGATTTAGTAACGGATCTTTGGCAAGCAAAACACACTCACTATCATATACCTACTATTCCTGAAGTATCGTTTACAACTATTTTATATAGTGTTTTAGCTGGTATTTTATTTGGTCTTTGTGCTGCTTCATTTAGTAAAATTATTCATTTTACAAGCTCAATATTTAAATCTAAAATTAAATTTCCTCCTTTACGTCCTTTTATAGGAGGTATAATTGTTGCTATAGCTGTTGTTTTAATTGGTACTACTAAATATATTGGTTTAGGAATTCCTACCATAGTAGAATCTTTTGAAATACAAATGCCAACTTATGATTTTGCTTTAAAAATGGCTTTTACAATTATAACGCTTTCCGCTGGGTTTAAAGGTGGTGAAGTAACCCCATTATTTTATATTGGTGCTACATTAGGAAGTGCTTTATCTCTTTTTATTCCACTACCAACTGGTCTTTTAGCAGGAATGGGATTTGTTGCTGTTTTTGCAGGTGCTACAAATACACCTATGGCTTGTATGTTAATGGGTATTGAATTGTTTGGTTCTTCATGTGGCATTTATATTGCCTTAGCTTGTGTAGTTGCTTATCTTGTTTCTGGGCATAATAGTATTTATGGAAAACAAATGATTGGCGAACCTAAACACAATAAGTACATTAATTATAGAAAAAAACGAATAAAAGATCTTTAA
- a CDS encoding sulfatase-like hydrolase/transferase, giving the protein MDFEKRLEKLSKPDIILIITDQERATQNFPIGWEKENLHSLTFLKQNGFSFDRAFCNSCMCSPSRATLFTGTYPAQHNVTQTLTFGGDYSSAEVELSNTLPNMARMLIDDGYDVQYRGKWHLSKGEGENGLTASDVALYGFKGWEAPDAGEDTKPENFGGGFANHDKDYIQQGIAFLEQVKKRRSKGDNQPYCLVLSLVNPHDVLCYPGGFDYGYNDNFLKGSIGLPKTVNEHLLVSKKPMAQEQILIGSASLLGPLQTDEKKLNYINFYGNMLKWVDKEISFFLDTLYKKDVNNESLADKAIVFRLSDHGEMGLSHGGLRQKAFVAYEEAIRIPIIISNPILFPADEPHKSTMNLASLIDIMPTIASLTGATPPSGLRGVDLTPILKEDVSVQDAILFTYDDTKAGANNMPSAVKASNRLRCIRTKDWKFDYYFDALGAYPTEYELYDLKNDPEETTNLAYDSNYKEIRLELELALKKLEAEKLLIHN; this is encoded by the coding sequence ATGGATTTCGAAAAAAGACTTGAAAAATTGTCTAAACCAGACATTATCTTAATTATTACTGACCAAGAAAGAGCCACTCAAAATTTTCCTATTGGTTGGGAAAAAGAAAATTTACATAGCCTTACATTCTTAAAACAAAATGGATTTAGTTTTGATAGAGCATTTTGTAATAGCTGTATGTGTTCACCTAGTCGTGCAACTTTATTCACTGGAACTTATCCTGCACAACATAATGTAACACAAACTCTAACTTTTGGTGGAGATTATTCTTCCGCAGAAGTAGAATTAAGCAATACATTACCCAATATGGCCAGAATGCTTATTGATGATGGTTATGATGTTCAATATCGTGGAAAATGGCACTTAAGCAAAGGTGAAGGAGAAAATGGATTAACCGCATCTGATGTAGCCTTATATGGCTTCAAAGGATGGGAAGCACCTGATGCAGGAGAAGATACTAAACCTGAAAACTTTGGTGGAGGATTTGCTAATCATGATAAAGATTATATCCAACAAGGAATAGCTTTCCTAGAACAAGTTAAAAAACGTCGCTCTAAAGGAGATAATCAACCTTATTGTTTAGTATTATCGTTAGTTAATCCTCATGATGTGTTATGCTATCCTGGTGGGTTTGATTATGGTTATAATGACAATTTCTTAAAAGGATCTATTGGTTTACCTAAGACTGTTAATGAACATTTATTAGTAAGTAAAAAACCAATGGCACAAGAGCAAATTTTAATTGGTTCTGCATCATTATTAGGACCACTTCAAACGGATGAAAAAAAACTAAATTACATTAATTTCTATGGGAACATGCTTAAATGGGTAGATAAGGAAATTAGTTTTTTCTTAGATACTCTTTATAAAAAAGACGTTAACAATGAAAGCTTAGCGGACAAAGCTATTGTATTTAGGTTATCTGACCATGGTGAAATGGGACTTTCGCATGGAGGATTACGCCAAAAAGCATTTGTAGCGTATGAAGAAGCTATTAGAATTCCAATAATTATATCAAATCCTATATTATTCCCAGCAGATGAACCACATAAATCAACCATGAATTTAGCTTCTCTGATTGATATAATGCCTACTATAGCTTCCTTAACTGGAGCTACTCCTCCTTCTGGATTACGAGGTGTAGACTTAACTCCTATACTTAAAGAAGATGTTTCTGTTCAAGATGCTATTTTATTTACGTATGACGATACTAAAGCTGGAGCTAATAATATGCCTTCTGCTGTGAAAGCCTCAAACAGACTGAGATGTATTAGAACAAAAGACTGGAAATTTGATTATTATTTTGACGCTTTAGGAGCTTATCCTACAGAATATGAACTGTATGATTTAAAGAATGACCCTGAGGAGACTACTAATTTAGCTTATGATTCTAATTATAAAGAGATACGACTAGAATTAGAATTAGCACTAAAAAAACTTGAAGCAGAAAAATTACTAATTCACAACTAA
- a CDS encoding glutaredoxin family protein, whose product MLKLPIIKIYGANRCHKTQYYIHYFKSRNINFQFYDVEENEFYADELRNLYENRKLNFPTIVIGTKRLRNPKETEIGKELQKLTEK is encoded by the coding sequence ATGCTTAAATTACCAATTATTAAGATTTATGGTGCTAATAGGTGTCATAAAACACAATATTATATTCACTATTTTAAAAGTCGAAATATAAATTTTCAGTTTTACGATGTAGAAGAAAATGAATTTTATGCTGACGAATTGAGAAATTTATATGAAAATAGAAAGTTAAACTTTCCTACAATTGTTATTGGCACAAAGAGATTAAGAAATCCAAAAGAAACTGAAATTGGAAAAGAATTGCAAAAGCTAACAGAGAAGTAA
- a CDS encoding class I SAM-dependent methyltransferase, whose product MEPKKIELIELERQLSCPTGDNGIKVAENMNYTNIKMTLSSIENLELKNEDSILEIGHGNCGHLNKILEKGNAIQYFGLEISDTMKNEAERINKDFILNNTVNFQIYDGNTIPFPDNSFDKLFTVNTIYFWSDPISFLNEIFRVLKSNGIFTLTFAQKKFMQSLPFVKDKFMLYNNDTLKELISKTNFIVLDIINKTENVESKIGDFVEREFTVMKLTKK is encoded by the coding sequence ATGGAACCTAAAAAAATAGAATTGATTGAACTTGAAAGGCAATTAAGTTGTCCTACTGGCGATAATGGGATAAAAGTTGCCGAAAACATGAACTATACTAACATTAAAATGACCTTATCCTCTATTGAAAATTTAGAACTTAAAAATGAAGATTCTATACTAGAAATTGGACATGGAAATTGTGGTCATTTAAATAAAATATTAGAAAAAGGAAACGCTATTCAATATTTTGGTTTAGAAATATCGGACACCATGAAAAACGAAGCTGAAAGGATTAATAAAGATTTTATATTGAATAATACTGTTAACTTTCAAATTTATGATGGAAACACAATTCCTTTTCCAGATAATTCCTTCGACAAACTGTTCACTGTAAATACTATTTATTTTTGGAGCGATCCTATTTCTTTTTTAAATGAAATATTCAGAGTCTTAAAATCAAATGGAATTTTCACTTTAACCTTTGCCCAAAAAAAGTTTATGCAAAGTCTTCCTTTTGTAAAAGATAAATTTATGCTTTATAATAATGACACTTTAAAAGAGCTTATTTCAAAAACAAATTTTATAGTATTAGATATTATAAATAAAACTGAAAACGTAGAGAGTAAAATAGGTGATTTTGTTGAAAGAGAGTTTACTGTAATGAAATTAACAAAGAAATAA
- the msrA gene encoding peptide-methionine (S)-S-oxide reductase MsrA, whose translation MKNRMLATFGGGCFWCIEAVIQRLKGIEKIVSGYADGHIKNPAYREVCSGNTGHAEVVQVTFDADEISYEDLLTIFMTSHDPTTLNAQGADRGTQYRSIVLYHNDEQKEIAKKVFKNVQEVYTMPIVTELKPLDVFYEAEDYHQNYYNENQEAGYCRAVIDPKIAKLRKMYADKLK comes from the coding sequence ATGAAAAATAGAATGTTAGCAACTTTTGGAGGTGGGTGTTTTTGGTGTATTGAAGCAGTAATTCAAAGATTAAAAGGGATTGAAAAAATCGTATCTGGTTACGCAGATGGACATATTAAAAATCCTGCTTATCGTGAAGTTTGTTCTGGAAACACAGGTCATGCAGAAGTTGTTCAAGTAACTTTTGATGCTGATGAAATCTCTTATGAAGATTTATTGACTATTTTTATGACAAGTCATGATCCTACAACTCTTAATGCCCAAGGAGCAGATAGAGGAACACAATACCGTTCTATTGTACTTTATCATAATGATGAACAAAAAGAAATAGCGAAAAAAGTGTTTAAAAATGTACAAGAAGTATATACTATGCCTATTGTAACAGAGCTTAAACCATTAGATGTTTTTTATGAAGCAGAAGATTATCATCAAAATTATTACAATGAAAATCAAGAAGCAGGTTATTGTAGAGCGGTTATTGATCCAAAAATAGCTAAACTAAGAAAAATGTATGCCGATAAATTAAAATAA
- a CDS encoding GNAT family N-acetyltransferase yields the protein MPLDITIRFGQLSDLEILQFLFVETINSTCQKDYTKEQLEAWISGVENKDRWVNIITNQYLLIAENNDVIVGFCSLDNGNYIDLLFIHKDFQRQGIAHTLYLTIEKEAKKQNQILLTADVSKTAKPFFEKIGFNVATEQIVIKKGIELINYKMKKELTELLN from the coding sequence ATGCCTTTAGATATAACAATTCGATTTGGTCAACTAAGTGATTTAGAAATTTTACAGTTCTTATTTGTTGAAACAATAAATTCAACATGCCAAAAAGATTATACGAAAGAACAATTAGAAGCTTGGATTTCAGGCGTTGAAAACAAAGATCGTTGGGTTAACATTATAACGAATCAGTACTTATTAATTGCAGAAAACAACGATGTTATAGTTGGGTTTTGTTCTTTAGATAATGGAAATTATATCGATCTTTTATTTATTCATAAAGATTTTCAAAGACAAGGTATTGCTCATACTCTTTATCTAACTATAGAAAAAGAAGCCAAAAAACAAAATCAAATCTTATTAACTGCTGATGTAAGCAAAACAGCAAAGCCTTTTTTTGAAAAAATAGGTTTTAATGTAGCTACGGAACAAATTGTCATAAAGAAAGGAATCGAATTGATAAATTACAAAATGAAAAAAGAATTAACAGAACTCTTAAATTAA
- a CDS encoding DMT family transporter, whose protein sequence is MKFIIVYLLAFIGGVFLAIQAGFNTQLSVLLKQPILAVISTSITSAVLGCVLILIFGKENIQPNTFGQVPWYLWFVGGLFSVIGISLYFYTIPKLGISKMIALGLCGQLAFSLIAGKFGWLNLPIEPITTKRVLGILAMIIGIFLINTK, encoded by the coding sequence ATGAAATTTATTATTGTATATCTATTAGCGTTTATCGGTGGTGTTTTCTTAGCTATTCAAGCTGGATTTAATACTCAATTAAGTGTTTTATTAAAACAGCCTATTTTGGCCGTTATTTCTACATCTATAACTAGTGCTGTTTTAGGCTGTGTTCTTATCTTAATTTTCGGAAAAGAGAATATTCAACCTAATACATTTGGACAAGTTCCTTGGTATTTATGGTTTGTAGGAGGTCTTTTTAGTGTAATTGGTATTTCTTTATACTTCTATACTATTCCTAAATTAGGCATTTCAAAAATGATTGCTTTAGGTCTTTGTGGGCAATTGGCTTTTTCTTTAATTGCAGGTAAATTTGGCTGGCTTAATCTTCCTATTGAACCCATAACAACAAAACGAGTATTAGGTATTTTAGCAATGATTATTGGTATTTTTTTAATTAACACTAAATAA
- a CDS encoding inclusion body family protein — translation MSQSLAASSAQIDVLVVIDTEYIKNNFPKNTDPKKAQGINHNSQYMICYSPRGIVSGQGTADLSFKANVGDNVSFRGTSIQQNSDDSVILYGIEYWKGDKVFNTFTTNIVTRNRAVQPNPEQQNGIPPVLTTQNFTSYDSKIARGGTENFYVYIAVYTLASDGQTQELYGYYYWDPQVVVPT, via the coding sequence ATGAGTCAAAGTTTAGCAGCCTCATCGGCACAGATCGATGTTCTTGTAGTCATAGACACAGAGTACATCAAAAATAATTTTCCAAAGAATACTGACCCTAAAAAAGCTCAAGGTATAAATCATAACAGTCAATATATGATTTGCTATAGTCCTAGAGGAATTGTTTCTGGTCAAGGAACAGCAGATTTGAGTTTTAAAGCTAATGTTGGAGATAATGTTTCTTTTAGAGGCACATCAATTCAACAAAATTCTGATGATTCAGTAATTCTTTATGGAATTGAGTACTGGAAAGGAGATAAAGTTTTTAATACATTTACTACTAATATTGTTACTCGAAATAGAGCTGTTCAGCCTAATCCTGAACAACAAAATGGTATTCCACCTGTTTTAACAACTCAGAATTTTACAAGTTATGATTCTAAAATTGCTAGAGGCGGAACTGAAAACTTCTATGTTTACATTGCTGTCTATACTCTTGCTAGTGATGGACAAACACAAGAGTTATATGGATATTACTATTGGGATCCACAAGTTGTTGTTCCAACCTAG